The genomic window GGGCACCTCAGAGGACACTGTAATCTTGCTCTTGCTTCTCTCAATGGAGACCACACCGCCACCAAGGTTCCCGGCCTTGCCGTTCACTTTAATGCGCTCCTGCAGAAACTGTTCCTGCAATTAACATGTGGTAAAAATGTTACTTTATATCGACGGCTCTATTTATGCTCCACATGAGCAACAAGTTCACTGAAGAGTAACAAGCAAAGTTCTAATAAAACCAACAAAGCTCTTTCGGTGAATGAGTTTGTGGATTTTAAATGCATCAGGCCTTTTTGCTTAAATGAAGCTAACAGTAGTATGGATTATTACGAGCTGTTTTCCAATTGTATGGCTGTGAGTTTGATGGCTACAGAACCCTGGTATTAAACTTGTCCCCAAGTAGATAGTTACATATTCAAAAATTAGTCATTTCTGGGGTTATTCCTTCGGTGTTaattcattttgacttttttgtgCAGcacatttgactgtgttacatgTAACTGCTTTAGAGTCCTGTGTTTCCAGCAAAGCCTTCAATCTTCAAACTAAACGTTCAAGTGTTTTTCCACCTCAAGTCAAAATAACGAGCACTATTTTTATTTAAGCAATAGATCTGCATTTCTTTATCCTAGGTACAGTTACTGGCATTATGAGAACGTTTGTCCTTGTGCACAGCTTTTCTGGTGGCGCGTACACCacattgccaaaagtattcactcacccacCCAAGttgttgaattcaggtgttccaatcacagCTGTTATGCTGCTGTGTTGACATCAAAATGCTTGTGAGCAATAACCAATAACTGCAGTTTAGAAAGCTAATTAGCACCTAGAAAGCTTCATCAATTGACAGGAGCCACACAGAGAGGAGACCTTTACCTCATTATCTGTTCAACGTGCAGAAACTTGGTTGGTACTTACCAATTTTCTTGTTGcttaaaagagaagaaaaaaaaaccctactcTTATTTGTTTTAGATATCATCTTAAACATGTAAACACACTGTTTCTTGCCACTTGCCAGAAAAATTGCCACCACCTCAGCTTTGTAATACATAACCACATTGGCCTTGTTAGTTTGTTCTTAACAACTCGTATAAGTATAACCAGTAACTAAGCATTTCACACTAAATTATAGTGAGTATCAGTAACTAGGTGCTGACAACTACCAGTACTGAGAAAATGTTAATGACATTCATCCttagtggctgtagctcaggtggcagagcaggtcagccactaatcagaaggtcggtggttcgatcccaggctgcatgccaaatatccttgggcaagatactaaccccatgtttgcctactggtggtggtcagagggcccggtggcgcctgtgtccggcagcctcgcctctgtcagtgctgtggctacaatgtagcttgccatcgccagtgtgtgaatgggtgaatgactgaatgtagtgtgaagcgctttggggtccttagggactagaaaagcgctatacaaatgcaggccatttaccattagtgTCATGTGGCCCTAAAGACATCTGTAGCAAGAAATGTTACCGactgaagagaagaagaaaaaaaaaaatagtccgaagcttaggtgtgtgtgtgtaaaggtgTGGTTTCCCGAGCTAATCCAAATGGAGGCTGAACTCAAAAAGGGTGTAGAGTGAGCCAGATCTGGCTAGGAATGTCATCTCAAAGAAGCCCTGCAGCTTGTGCAGGACAGCCTTTAGTCTTAAATTGGTAATAAAATAACTCAGAAAAAGTTACAGCTTAAAACTTACAAAGTTGGCAGCATCCATGATGCCATCTTCGACAGGGTGCGTGCAGTCCAGTGTGAATTTTAGGacctgctttttcttcttaCCACCTTTGCTGACATTCTGCTTCCTCTGCCAATGGAAGGACAAACATTTACTTCACTGCAAAGAACCTCTAGGCTGTCCACTACATTTATATGAACAAAATTTAGTAA from Astatotilapia calliptera chromosome 20, fAstCal1.2, whole genome shotgun sequence includes these protein-coding regions:
- the LOC113013631 gene encoding 60S ribosomal protein L22 codes for the protein MAPIRKQNVSKGGKKKKQVLKFTLDCTHPVEDGIMDAANFEQFLQERIKVNGKAGNLGGGVVSIERSKSKITVSSEVPFSKRYLKYLTKKYLKKNNLRDWLRVVANTKESYELRYFQINQDEEEEEDDD